From Bradyrhizobium sp. NDS-1, the proteins below share one genomic window:
- a CDS encoding HIT family protein — translation MTAYDTNNIFAKILRGELPCSKVYEDEHVFAFLDIMPRVPGHTLVIPKAPARNILDIKPDDYAHVARGAHKIAAAAMKAFNADGITVQQFNEPAGGQVVFHLHMHVMPRHDGVAMLPPASRKEDAKVLEENAAKLIAALKGG, via the coding sequence ATGACCGCCTACGACACCAACAACATCTTCGCGAAGATTCTGCGCGGCGAGCTGCCCTGCTCCAAGGTGTACGAGGACGAGCACGTGTTCGCCTTCCTCGACATCATGCCGCGCGTCCCCGGCCACACGCTGGTGATACCAAAGGCCCCTGCCCGCAACATTCTCGACATCAAGCCCGACGACTACGCCCATGTCGCCCGCGGCGCGCACAAGATCGCGGCCGCCGCGATGAAGGCGTTCAACGCCGACGGCATCACCGTGCAGCAGTTCAACGAGCCCGCCGGTGGGCAGGTGGTGTTTCACCTGCACATGCACGTGATGCCGCGCCATGACGGCGTGGCGATGCTGCCGCCCGCGAGCCGCAAGGAAGACGCCAAGGTGCTGGAGGAGAATGCGGCGAAGCTGATCGCGGCGTTGAAGGGTGGGTAG